From the genome of Bordetella sp. H567, one region includes:
- the sctO gene encoding type III secretion system stalk subunit SctO, giving the protein MMARNLRQDLVVLRTLRENRTVLALGRLHRECTEANVHLQREQRQLDGWRCQASDEEAALYAALLAEPVNRKELERTFARIDTLRQRTRALERAVAAAREKRDQAQTALDQGRLVRAAAARATRKSVEVLDIHRRQCALTEERSADDALDETAVMLHGRIAI; this is encoded by the coding sequence ATGATGGCGCGAAACCTGCGGCAGGATCTTGTGGTCCTGCGCACGCTGCGCGAGAACCGGACGGTCCTGGCCCTGGGCCGGCTGCATCGCGAATGCACGGAGGCGAACGTCCATCTGCAACGGGAACAGCGTCAGCTGGACGGCTGGCGCTGCCAGGCCAGCGACGAGGAAGCCGCGCTGTATGCGGCCTTGCTCGCGGAACCGGTCAATCGCAAGGAATTGGAGCGTACCTTCGCAAGAATCGATACCTTGCGCCAACGTACCCGGGCATTGGAGCGGGCCGTGGCTGCTGCAAGGGAAAAGCGCGACCAGGCGCAGACCGCCTTGGACCAGGGACGGCTGGTGCGGGCGGCCGCGGCAAGGGCCACGCGCAAATCGGTCGAGGTACTGGATATCCATCGCCGGCAGTGCGCGCTTACCGAGGAACGCAGCGCGGATGACGCGCTGGATGAAACCGCCGTCATGCTGCACGGCAGGATTGCCATATGA
- the sctN gene encoding type III secretion system ATPase SctN: MFDHIVSGIRARVSEARVVDVVGRVTQVTGTIIRAAVAGARVGQLCVLRDPDGGEEIKAEVIGFAQDAALLTPIGDTRGISSRTEVIPTDSALTVPVGMELLGRVLDGLGRPLDEATRGPLITTQAYPVLGAAPHPLARRPIQRPLELGIRVIDGLLTCGEGQRMGIFAAAGGGKSTLMGMLANGADVDVRVVALIGERGREVGEFLQRELGDNLRNSVVVCATSDRSAMERVKAAFVATAIAEYFRDQGMRVLFLMDSVTRFARAQREIGLAAGEPPTRRGFPPSVFAVLPKLLERAGMNERGSMTAFYTVLVEGDDMTEPVADEVRSILDGHIVLSRKLGAENHFPAVDVLASASRVMGKVVQAEHAMAAGRVRELMAKHAEIELLLNIGEYQPGNDPLADEAVRKIGDIRRFLKQDAEERDNFDGTLARMMGLVH; encoded by the coding sequence ATGTTTGATCACATCGTCAGCGGCATCCGCGCCCGCGTCTCCGAGGCCCGTGTCGTCGACGTGGTCGGCCGGGTCACCCAGGTCACCGGCACGATCATACGGGCGGCGGTCGCCGGCGCCCGCGTCGGGCAGCTTTGCGTCCTGCGGGACCCGGACGGCGGCGAGGAGATCAAGGCGGAGGTCATCGGCTTCGCGCAGGACGCCGCGCTGCTGACCCCGATCGGCGACACGCGCGGCATTTCGTCGCGAACGGAAGTCATCCCCACTGACAGTGCGCTGACCGTTCCGGTCGGCATGGAACTGCTGGGCAGGGTGCTGGACGGCTTGGGCCGTCCGCTGGACGAGGCCACGCGCGGGCCGCTGATCACCACGCAGGCCTATCCCGTCCTGGGCGCGGCGCCGCATCCACTGGCGCGCCGGCCGATACAGCGCCCCCTTGAACTGGGCATACGCGTCATCGACGGCCTGTTGACCTGCGGTGAAGGCCAGCGCATGGGCATTTTCGCTGCCGCCGGTGGCGGAAAGTCGACGTTGATGGGGATGCTGGCGAACGGCGCGGACGTGGACGTCCGGGTAGTGGCCCTGATCGGCGAACGCGGCCGCGAAGTGGGAGAGTTCCTGCAGCGGGAACTGGGGGATAACCTGCGCAATAGCGTGGTGGTCTGCGCCACCAGCGACCGATCGGCGATGGAACGCGTCAAGGCGGCCTTCGTCGCGACGGCGATCGCGGAATACTTCCGGGATCAAGGCATGCGCGTGTTGTTCCTGATGGATTCCGTCACGCGGTTCGCACGTGCGCAGCGGGAAATTGGCCTGGCGGCCGGCGAACCGCCGACACGGCGAGGCTTCCCGCCCTCCGTGTTTGCCGTGCTGCCGAAGTTGCTCGAGCGCGCCGGCATGAACGAGCGCGGGTCGATGACCGCGTTCTATACGGTACTGGTGGAAGGGGACGACATGACGGAGCCCGTGGCCGATGAGGTCAGGTCCATCCTCGACGGGCACATCGTCCTTTCCCGCAAGCTGGGTGCCGAGAACCACTTTCCCGCCGTCGATGTACTGGCCTCGGCCAGCCGCGTGATGGGCAAGGTCGTACAGGCGGAGCACGCCATGGCGGCCGGCCGTGTCCGTGAACTGATGGCCAAGCATGCCGAGATCGAACTATTGCTGAACATCGGCGAGTATCAGCCGGGCAACGACCCGTTGGCTGACGAGGCGGTGCGCAAGATCGGCGACATACGGCGGTTCCTGAAACAGGACGCGGAAGAAAGGGACAACTTCGATGGCACCCTGGCGCGGATGATGGGCCTGGTGCACTGA
- a CDS encoding HrpE/YscL family type III secretion apparatus protein: MTFLVDTRAAGDGPSRHARVTPVGKIVRRAEHLALLDAQGVLAQARADAARIVEQARDVYRSERDRGYAEGRQSAQAEEAAAMMRISQRTSAYLKEVERDMVDVVAASLRKIVGEFDAPDRILAVVRGGLALLRQQKNVLLRVHTDDAAFVRQHMQMLLSQFPSVDYIDVVADDRYARGACRIETPIGTIETSLDRQLDVLQHALERAATAAEDARPDSRQAPDHV, encoded by the coding sequence ATGACGTTTCTTGTCGATACAAGAGCGGCGGGCGATGGCCCGTCCCGGCATGCCCGTGTGACGCCGGTCGGCAAGATCGTCCGGCGGGCCGAACACCTTGCCTTGCTGGATGCCCAGGGAGTACTGGCGCAGGCCCGGGCGGATGCCGCGCGCATCGTGGAACAGGCGCGGGATGTTTATCGCAGCGAACGCGATCGTGGCTATGCGGAGGGACGCCAGTCAGCCCAGGCCGAAGAAGCCGCTGCCATGATGCGGATAAGTCAACGGACATCGGCCTACCTGAAGGAAGTCGAGCGCGATATGGTGGATGTCGTGGCCGCGTCCCTGCGCAAAATCGTGGGTGAATTCGATGCGCCGGATCGTATCCTCGCCGTTGTTCGTGGCGGGCTGGCATTGTTGCGGCAGCAGAAGAACGTGCTGTTGCGCGTCCATACGGACGACGCCGCGTTCGTGCGCCAGCATATGCAAATGCTGCTGTCGCAGTTCCCCAGTGTGGACTACATAGATGTGGTCGCCGACGATCGTTACGCACGGGGGGCCTGCCGGATAGAAACGCCGATCGGTACGATAGAGACCAGCCTGGACCGGCAGTTGGATGTCTTGCAGCACGCGCTGGAGCGCGCCGCCACAGCCGCGGAAGATGCACGGCCCGACAGCCGGCAGGCGCCCGATCATGTTTGA
- a CDS encoding SctK family type III secretion system sorting platform protein, with translation MFDLSLCGRAMVVFNFLPSKTLHPSRNGDYASSAYLAALAAVPASAAVWHRRWSHLILQKEDLLDVPVTDVAAKGLPIAVMQGDALTMLVRRIGVVLCAPRLRYAISGEAVRALCAALGGDVLRWIRDGRRLHPGLAGEMFRDADEALHNVTLAGHAALYTAFEQADPAVARRLFLKLPPLPQVDATPDAAGCPGAAAGTIDREVATAIDNDVAMGLVTAVQAASAIGGEE, from the coding sequence ATGTTTGACTTGTCGCTGTGCGGGCGGGCGATGGTGGTGTTCAACTTCCTCCCCAGCAAAACCCTGCATCCTTCGCGTAACGGGGATTACGCGTCCTCGGCCTACCTTGCCGCGCTGGCAGCGGTACCGGCCTCTGCGGCGGTGTGGCATCGGCGCTGGTCGCACCTGATCCTCCAGAAGGAAGATTTGCTGGATGTCCCGGTGACCGACGTCGCGGCGAAGGGGCTGCCCATTGCTGTCATGCAGGGCGATGCCTTGACGATGCTGGTTCGCCGTATCGGCGTCGTGCTGTGCGCACCGCGTTTACGCTACGCCATCTCGGGTGAAGCCGTGCGGGCCCTGTGCGCGGCCTTGGGCGGCGACGTGTTGCGCTGGATCAGGGACGGCCGGCGCCTGCATCCCGGTCTTGCGGGTGAGATGTTCAGGGACGCGGACGAGGCCTTGCACAACGTTACGCTCGCCGGCCATGCCGCGCTGTACACCGCCTTCGAGCAAGCCGACCCGGCAGTCGCGCGCCGGCTTTTCCTGAAGCTGCCGCCCTTGCCGCAGGTGGATGCCACGCCGGATGCCGCGGGGTGTCCCGGCGCGGCGGCGGGCACGATAGACCGTGAGGTGGCCACCGCGATCGACAACGATGTCGCGATGGGCCTGGTGACTGCCGTGCAAGCCGCCTCCGCGATCGGGGGAGAGGAATGA
- the sctJ gene encoding type III secretion system inner membrane ring lipoprotein SctJ: MMLAGCSNRVDLFSSTTDSEANEILSMLLQSAIPAKKEIKKTGVTISVAQSDVAKALTILRQQGLPRARFEGMGKIFQKEGMISSPLEERARYIYALSQELESTLTKMDGVLVARVHVVLPDQDAAKMAKTPASAAIFIKHQAGYNLDVLRPQIRTLVAHAIPELAEDRVSVVLVVAQRPPPAAALGAPASLSPQGAARDSGGAASTSWAWWMLGAATLACVLGAAGLWVWRGRRATGMHDGMPGRSASLDGLEQG, from the coding sequence ATGATGCTCGCGGGATGCTCGAATCGCGTTGACCTGTTCTCCTCGACCACGGACAGCGAGGCCAACGAAATCCTGTCCATGCTCCTGCAGTCCGCCATTCCGGCCAAGAAGGAAATCAAGAAAACCGGCGTCACCATATCGGTGGCGCAATCCGATGTCGCCAAGGCGCTGACTATTCTGCGGCAGCAAGGGCTGCCGCGCGCGCGGTTCGAAGGCATGGGAAAGATCTTCCAGAAAGAAGGCATGATTTCGTCGCCGCTGGAAGAACGGGCGCGCTATATCTATGCCTTGTCTCAGGAACTCGAGAGCACCCTGACCAAAATGGATGGCGTACTGGTGGCCAGGGTCCATGTCGTGCTGCCGGACCAGGACGCTGCGAAGATGGCGAAGACCCCCGCAAGCGCGGCGATATTCATCAAGCATCAGGCCGGCTATAACCTGGATGTGCTCAGGCCGCAGATCAGGACACTGGTCGCGCATGCCATTCCGGAACTGGCCGAAGACCGCGTCTCGGTTGTGCTGGTGGTGGCCCAGCGGCCGCCGCCTGCCGCCGCGTTGGGGGCGCCGGCGTCCCTGTCGCCGCAGGGTGCGGCCCGCGACAGCGGCGGCGCGGCGTCCACCTCCTGGGCCTGGTGGATGCTCGGCGCCGCCACGTTGGCCTGTGTCCTGGGGGCGGCCGGGTTGTGGGTGTGGCGCGGCCGCCGCGCCACCGGTATGCATGACGGTATGCCCGGCAGGTCCGCAAGCCTGGATGGCTTGGAGCAGGGTTGA
- a CDS encoding tetratricopeptide repeat protein encodes MVLQASGRDPVAASSPLTSKSLTEEAAVGVPRAIVHHRKVAQDLAEIAFIGAFLGQTQAAETIFRSLRVLRPDNPIVELGLAMVYTLAGRPQEGLAVVEKAEGLDQDHGLVALCAGLMLRDAGHRAAADKKLSRAIAQGDVAPEFVQDLSRAMRE; translated from the coding sequence ATGGTATTGCAAGCTTCAGGACGCGATCCCGTTGCCGCGTCGTCTCCTCTTACGTCGAAATCCTTGACAGAGGAGGCGGCCGTCGGCGTGCCGCGAGCTATCGTGCACCATCGAAAGGTTGCCCAGGACCTCGCCGAAATCGCCTTCATCGGCGCGTTCCTGGGGCAGACGCAGGCTGCGGAGACCATTTTCCGCAGCCTGCGTGTCCTGCGCCCGGACAATCCCATCGTGGAATTGGGGCTTGCCATGGTCTACACGCTTGCCGGCCGTCCGCAGGAAGGCTTGGCCGTGGTGGAAAAGGCGGAGGGCCTCGATCAAGACCACGGCCTGGTCGCGCTATGCGCAGGTCTGATGCTGCGGGATGCCGGGCATCGGGCAGCGGCGGACAAGAAGCTATCGCGTGCCATTGCCCAAGGCGATGTCGCGCCCGAGTTTGTACAGGACTTATCCAGAGCGATGCGCGAATGA
- a CDS encoding YopB/SseC family type III secretion system translocon subunit, with translation METSFQNAAGLFWPAGAMAETGRETAAPQPGNPLDSILQVLSEIAGIPSGTEVKRLDEKKPDALFNSNGAPTLASPDTPSTPPLVEPTPLNINVGAAISESNKLTTESNNAQMNPDSTRAVEQMKFTVDKVIEAKLSSVEKFEKSSAELSEKAGRWYNRLASWVSENLGPYMPYIGVAIAVIATAVTAGGAWPMLAMAGLGMANHILQKNDINVVEGVTKAVETVGYLVSEKVATALANTIGSVVGILLSDPTPISKLFGIIAKAAGASKATIEKAEQWGQIIGMVVIVGANLALTWGAGAANAVTKAASGATSAVGSAASRAANVVADAVKNFLRSLEPYVSKLLQIMRDSSGRFNELSVLFKDAMQAAKGTAAGAAMSLKDTTAALIPKLEVGVKVAQTAANGTSGTMGVTNGFQEVQLAGAQRDIGMAEAERGKLEQLVDVAREHMDAMDDSTGRAMNRVTQNLKASADMVRNYSRDGMERASIQVEQMTA, from the coding sequence ATGGAAACAAGTTTTCAGAACGCCGCAGGGCTTTTCTGGCCCGCCGGTGCAATGGCGGAAACAGGTCGTGAAACAGCCGCGCCGCAACCGGGCAACCCGCTCGATTCGATCCTGCAGGTGTTGAGCGAGATCGCCGGCATTCCCTCCGGGACGGAAGTAAAGCGCCTGGACGAGAAGAAGCCTGACGCACTATTCAATTCCAATGGGGCACCGACCCTGGCGTCACCGGACACGCCCTCGACCCCGCCGCTCGTGGAACCGACGCCTCTCAACATCAACGTGGGGGCTGCGATTTCAGAGAGCAATAAGCTCACGACGGAGAGCAACAACGCCCAGATGAATCCCGATTCCACCCGCGCCGTTGAACAGATGAAGTTCACCGTCGACAAGGTAATCGAGGCAAAGCTGAGCAGCGTTGAGAAATTCGAGAAGAGCTCCGCGGAACTCTCCGAGAAAGCCGGACGCTGGTACAACCGGCTGGCAAGCTGGGTATCGGAGAACCTGGGCCCTTATATGCCGTACATCGGGGTGGCGATCGCCGTTATCGCGACCGCTGTAACGGCCGGAGGGGCATGGCCCATGTTGGCGATGGCCGGATTGGGCATGGCCAACCACATCCTGCAGAAAAACGACATCAACGTGGTGGAAGGCGTGACGAAAGCCGTCGAAACCGTGGGATACCTGGTTTCCGAAAAGGTCGCGACCGCATTGGCCAATACGATCGGTTCGGTCGTGGGCATCCTGCTCTCCGATCCCACGCCTATTTCGAAGTTGTTCGGCATCATCGCGAAGGCCGCGGGCGCCAGCAAGGCGACCATCGAAAAAGCCGAGCAATGGGGGCAAATCATTGGCATGGTGGTCATTGTGGGCGCCAACCTGGCCCTGACTTGGGGAGCAGGGGCGGCAAACGCGGTAACCAAGGCCGCATCGGGCGCCACCAGCGCGGTGGGTTCCGCTGCCTCGCGTGCCGCGAACGTCGTCGCGGACGCCGTGAAAAATTTCCTTCGGTCGCTTGAACCTTACGTATCGAAGCTGCTGCAGATCATGCGGGACTCGTCGGGCCGATTCAACGAACTTTCGGTCCTGTTCAAGGACGCCATGCAGGCCGCCAAGGGCACCGCCGCAGGTGCTGCGATGTCGCTCAAGGACACCACGGCGGCATTGATACCCAAACTCGAGGTCGGCGTAAAAGTCGCACAGACCGCGGCAAACGGGACAAGCGGAACGATGGGTGTGACAAACGGCTTCCAGGAGGTACAGCTTGCCGGGGCGCAGCGCGATATCGGCATGGCCGAGGCCGAGCGTGGCAAGCTGGAACAGTTGGTCGACGTCGCCCGCGAACACATGGATGCCATGGACGATAGCACCGGACGCGCCATGAACCGGGTCACCCAGAACCTGAAAGCGAGTGCGGACATGGTCAGGAATTATTCGCGCGATGGGATGGAGAGGGCGTCCATCCAGGTCGAGCAAATGACAGCCTAG
- a CDS encoding SycD/LcrH family type III secretion system chaperone: MPMPYRGQDLGADIRARVRKILRDGAPLGDSLRIPAQDRKVLYAVAYKLYAEARYDLAQHLFAQLVMYDHHQVRYMKGLAAATQMLGDHEEAMRMYSVAALMDASDPAVVMHAGDCFRAMGKHARAVESFDLARAMCSKAEHEPVKRRCNQLLAELRRAA, encoded by the coding sequence ATGCCGATGCCTTATCGCGGCCAGGATCTCGGCGCCGATATCCGCGCTCGGGTACGCAAGATCCTCCGGGATGGCGCTCCCCTGGGGGATTCCCTCAGGATTCCGGCCCAGGACCGGAAGGTCTTGTATGCCGTGGCCTACAAGCTGTATGCCGAGGCTCGCTACGACCTGGCGCAGCATTTGTTCGCGCAGCTGGTGATGTACGACCATCATCAAGTCCGGTATATGAAAGGGCTGGCCGCTGCCACCCAGATGCTCGGCGACCATGAAGAAGCCATGCGGATGTATTCCGTCGCGGCGCTCATGGACGCGAGTGATCCCGCTGTGGTCATGCACGCGGGAGACTGCTTCAGGGCGATGGGCAAGCATGCCCGCGCCGTGGAGTCGTTCGACCTTGCGCGAGCCATGTGCAGCAAGGCGGAACACGAGCCGGTGAAGCGGCGTTGCAACCAGCTCCTTGCCGAGCTCAGGCGCGCCGCTTGA